One Brassica napus cultivar Da-Ae chromosome C2, Da-Ae, whole genome shotgun sequence DNA window includes the following coding sequences:
- the LOC106379847 gene encoding apoptosis-enhancing nuclease, producing MDCRSSMESSETLRNKCAACYKQFNKFEHLVEHMKISYHSGHEPMCGVCKKHCRSFESLREHLIGPLPKQECKNIFSFRGCRFCLMILETPNARRIHQERCQFSSVNAGLTTRMAALGVRDKAMIDYTSSRSPKVVALSCKMVGGGSDGSLDLCARVCITDESDNVVFHTYVKPPMPVTNYRYEKTGIRPENLRDAMPLKHAQRKIQEFLCNGEPMWKIRPRGGKGRILVGHGLDHDLDRLQLEYPSSMIRDTAKYPPLMKTSKLSNSLKYLTQAYLGYDVHVGIQDPYEDCVATMRLYTRMRYQKHKIEAYPLAADAHNRSNQVAWRQNEFERMSPDEMLSISRSDYYCWCLDSLA from the exons ATGGATTGCAGATCATCTATGGAGTCATCGGAAACCCTAAG GAACAAGTGCGCAGCTTGTTATAAACAATTCAACAAATTCGAACATTTAGTGGAGCACATGAAGATCTCGTATCACTCCGGTCATGAGCCTATGTGTGGCGTTTGCAAGAAACATTGCCGTTCTTTTGAGTCCCTCCGGGAACATCTCATAG GGCCATTGCCAAAACAAGAATGCAAGAACATTTTCAGCTTTCGCGGATGCAGATTCTGCTTGATGATCCTCGAAACCCCGAACGCTCGTAGGATCCATCAAGAGAGATGCCAATTTTCGAGCGTCAATGCT GGATTGACGACTCGTATGGCGGCCTTAGGCGTAAGAGATAAGGCCATGATCGACTACACGTCGTCTAGATCCCCAAAAGTGGTTGCACTCTCTTGCAAGATGGTAGGAGGGGGAAGCGACGGGTCGCTGGATCTATGCGCAAGGGTTTGCATAACGGATGAGAGCGACAACGTTGTGTTCCATACGTACGTGAAACCGCCAATGCCCGTGACGAACTATAGGTATGAGAAGACCGGCATACGTCCGGAGAATCTAAGGGACGCAATGCCCTTGAAACATGCACAAAGAAAGATTCAAGAGTTTCTTTGTAATGGAGAACCCATGTGGAAGATTCGTCCAAGAGGTGGGAAAGGGAGGATTCTCGTGGGACATGGCCTCGATCACGATCTTGACCGCCTTCAACTTGAATATCCTTCTTCCATGATAAG GGATACTGCGAAATACCCTCCGTTGATGAAAACAAGCAAGCTGAGCAATTCCCTCAAGTACTTGACCCAAGCCTATCTCGG GTATGATGTTCATGTTGGGATACAAGACCCATACGAAGATTGTGTAGCGACGATGAGGCTTTACACGAGAATGAGATATCAGAAACACAAGATTGAAGCTTATCCTTTAGCTGCCGACGCGCACAACCGTAGCAATCAAGTGGCTTGGAGGCAGAACGAGTTCGAGAGGATGTCTCCTGATGAAATGCTTTCCATCTCTCGATCCGACTACTATTGCTGGTGCTTGGACTCCCTCGCCTGA